In Bacillus sp. NP247, one DNA window encodes the following:
- a CDS encoding EsaB/YukD family protein, producing the protein MAIQTHINVTVDFSKWNGNTYDLRIPNHQSIKYLLKNLLDTLKIDNHEGSHFVIKVKNKSIVLTDNDRLIDHQITDGDILQVL; encoded by the coding sequence ATGGCAATACAAACACATATTAATGTAACGGTAGATTTTAGTAAATGGAATGGAAATACATACGATTTACGTATTCCGAATCATCAATCTATTAAATATTTGTTGAAAAATTTATTAGATACGCTAAAGATTGATAATCATGAAGGTTCACATTTTGTAATTAAAGTAAAGAATAAGTCAATTGTTTTAACAGATAATGATCGTTTAATCGATCACCAAATAACAGATGGAGATATTTTACAAGTTTTGTAA
- the essB gene encoding type VII secretion protein EssB yields the protein MTEKTIQIDAMNYQFQIEKENWKLEMTKSQTRIKDFRQFDVITGASSEFVPLTIEETDDMFTFIFQVDKKLYKWDDLSRFGRNEKLRLLRNVAQFRKYLNKRITFFLHPDNIVFNANLMPSIIHRGIRDIVPPTPLLEEQFLTQYKCLIIALFSQKHNFDDLYAGLLKDAKETTFEQTVAQMESLDALLQFLDDSFEKEQTKTEKNMQLVPKKSYKSFKYLAFSFIAATVILAAPLIYFTFIKFPYQNKLLEANANFIATDYDKVITQLNEEEFESLPIASKYELAFAYITAEKLGEDQKKSIMKNISLKSDEKYLLYWMYNGNGNFDKSLDLAKTLDDPELIIYGLVKQIESLKNNPDLSGEERDQKLKTYEQQLDEYKKKYGKSSSDKDLSNTEKKE from the coding sequence ATGACGGAAAAAACAATTCAAATTGATGCAATGAACTATCAATTTCAAATAGAAAAGGAAAATTGGAAATTGGAGATGACAAAATCTCAAACACGTATAAAAGATTTCCGTCAATTTGATGTAATTACGGGCGCATCATCTGAATTTGTACCATTAACGATAGAGGAAACGGATGATATGTTTACCTTTATATTTCAAGTGGATAAAAAATTATATAAGTGGGATGATCTTAGCCGTTTTGGAAGAAATGAGAAATTAAGACTGCTTCGAAATGTTGCGCAGTTTCGTAAATATTTAAATAAACGAATCACGTTCTTTTTACATCCGGACAATATAGTTTTTAATGCTAATTTAATGCCAAGTATTATACATAGAGGAATTCGAGATATTGTTCCACCAACCCCGTTGTTAGAAGAGCAATTTTTAACACAATATAAGTGTCTAATTATCGCTTTATTCTCCCAAAAGCACAATTTTGATGATTTGTATGCTGGGTTACTAAAAGATGCAAAAGAAACAACATTTGAACAGACGGTTGCTCAAATGGAAAGCTTAGATGCATTACTGCAATTTCTTGATGACAGCTTTGAGAAGGAACAAACAAAAACAGAAAAAAATATGCAGTTAGTACCTAAAAAAAGCTATAAATCATTTAAATACTTAGCTTTTTCCTTCATAGCGGCGACTGTGATTTTAGCTGCTCCTTTAATATATTTCACTTTTATAAAATTTCCTTATCAAAATAAATTATTAGAAGCAAATGCGAATTTCATAGCAACTGATTATGACAAAGTAATTACTCAATTAAATGAAGAGGAATTTGAATCATTACCGATTGCATCTAAATATGAGTTAGCATTTGCATACATTACAGCTGAAAAACTAGGTGAAGATCAAAAGAAATCAATTATGAAAAATATTAGTTTGAAAAGTGATGAAAAGTATTTGCTGTATTGGATGTATAACGGAAATGGTAATTTTGATAAATCATTGGATTTAGCTAAGACTCTTGATGATCCGGAGCTTATTATATACGGCCTTGTTAAACAAATTGAATCGCTGAAAAATAATCCGGATTTGTCAGGAGAAGAGCGTGATCAAAAGTTAAAAACATATGAGCAACAATTAGATGAATATAAAAAGAAATATGGTAAGTCATCAAGCGATAAAGATTTGTCGAACACAGAGAAAAAAGAATAA
- the essC gene encoding type VII secretion protein EssC: protein MEQLLVLTYGDRIYKSTLHPKEQSIVSIGKEWTNDITNPSLEKEIELNWNNEVNAWMVESQLIEFNKEFEIGKNQGVSLKVFISIIGTTKVFDIGTKHSLTISQNSYDDIAITGSSVDLILSRETLYDSFKVNVYDGAVFHNYTKLNDSVMLEAGDQLYFDGVLMEIGSEDIQVLSSEDNVKSTLPILVESETNYQSGYPDYHRSPRIIYREPEEKMTVAKPSSMPSKPTEHLARIIAPSLVMIVVTVLLAIFMKYGMFIIASIAMTLVTIIVSVTSYIKNLKQYKIDIVERDKSYREYIKQKTKDLHAESEKQRHALEFHNPNVEVIRNMAVQVNPRIYEKTMLHHDFLTFSVGTGQANTSFEIQFNEEEFSQTKDELIDIARELRQRYLSLEDVPVVTDLINGPVGYIGQRSLVLEQLQLLVVQTALFHSYYDLQFITIFPEEEKEKWDWMRWLPHGSVRDINVRGFVYHDRSRDQVLNSLYQILKERKLKLDEKSSTNEKMYFAPHYVVLITDEKLILDHVVMEFFNDDPSQLGVSLVFVQDVMQSLPEHVKTVIDIRDAKQGNIILEQGELVNRQFKLNHVPKGFNLEDVSRALAPLNHLQNLKNSIPESVTFLEMYGVEKVKELNITSRWEKNAAHKSLAVPLGLRGKEDIVNLNLHEKAHGPHGLIAGTTGSGKSEIIQSYILSLAVNFHPYEVAFLLIDYKGGGMANLFKNLPHLLGTITNLDGAQSMRALASIKAELQKRQRLFGENDVNHINQYQKLYKEGLVSEPMPHLFLISDEFAELKSEQPEFMKELVSTARIGRSLGIHLILATQKPSGVVDDQIWSNSKFKLALKVQNTSDSNEILKTPDAAEITLPGRAYLQVGNNEIYELFQSAWSGADYVENKEDKEHLDATIYAINDLGQYEILSEDLSGLGSSKEVISVPSELDAVIDYIHDYAEINEIEALARPWLPPLPESVYLQDLHAIQFKEAWTKEKKPLKATVGLLDQPELQSQTPLTLDISKDGHVAVFSSPGYGKSTFLQSVIMDVARQHSPEHLHVYLLDFGTNGLMPLKSLPHVADIITLDQVEKCEKFLRRIEDLLKDRKQLLSKYGVASLEMYERASKEVLPTILITLDNYDSVREAGFVEDFERIVAQIVREGAAVGIHLMLTATRQNALRVQVNTNIKLQIALYMIYEAESRAIVGRTDLKIEELAGRGLVKIDEPTIFQTALPTDGEDVLTRIENIQAEGKEMDSFWDGERPKAIPMVPEVLEYKEFIAWPETRKIIEAGKLTFGVETESVTPLEIDLTEAANIVIGGIKKDEVENVVHQFLKQLAESGHFDLGLIDTRTRNFSNYRESAALYVAEKTGIEKTIKQVTNAYKSREAAFKEEQEASSETVNPAEFIKKFKPIVIVIADVNDILSNLEDSDIYSLAELITNGAFMGIHFVIGCDVDSIDSRYDLVSKTIKTQSHVILLRKSSGQMVFDVSNKDLSSTKLNPFEGYFVENRFATRIKVPTI, encoded by the coding sequence ATGGAGCAACTATTAGTATTGACTTATGGAGACAGAATATATAAGAGCACATTACATCCAAAAGAGCAATCAATAGTGTCGATTGGAAAAGAGTGGACAAATGATATTACGAATCCAAGTTTAGAGAAAGAAATAGAGTTAAACTGGAATAATGAAGTAAACGCTTGGATGGTAGAAAGTCAATTAATAGAATTCAACAAAGAATTTGAAATTGGAAAAAATCAAGGCGTGAGCTTAAAAGTCTTTATATCTATTATTGGCACAACTAAAGTGTTTGATATAGGAACGAAACATTCTCTTACAATCAGTCAAAATAGTTATGATGATATCGCTATTACAGGGAGTAGCGTAGATTTAATACTGTCTCGTGAAACGTTGTATGATTCTTTTAAAGTGAACGTATATGACGGGGCTGTATTTCATAATTATACGAAGCTAAATGATAGCGTTATGTTAGAAGCAGGAGACCAATTATATTTTGATGGTGTTTTGATGGAGATTGGCAGTGAAGATATTCAAGTATTGTCCTCAGAAGACAACGTGAAATCTACATTACCTATTTTAGTAGAATCAGAAACGAATTATCAAAGTGGTTATCCAGACTATCATCGTTCACCACGTATTATTTATCGTGAACCAGAAGAGAAAATGACAGTTGCGAAACCTTCAAGTATGCCGTCAAAACCGACTGAGCATTTGGCGAGAATCATTGCACCATCTCTTGTCATGATTGTCGTAACAGTATTACTTGCTATCTTTATGAAATATGGAATGTTTATTATCGCATCGATTGCGATGACATTAGTAACAATTATTGTTTCTGTCACATCTTATATAAAAAATTTAAAGCAATATAAAATTGACATTGTTGAACGTGATAAAAGTTATAGAGAGTATATAAAACAAAAAACGAAAGATTTACATGCAGAAAGTGAAAAGCAGCGTCATGCATTAGAATTTCATAATCCAAATGTTGAAGTAATACGTAATATGGCTGTGCAAGTAAATCCACGTATATATGAAAAAACAATGCTACATCATGATTTCTTAACATTTAGCGTTGGGACAGGACAAGCTAATACGAGTTTTGAAATCCAATTTAATGAAGAAGAATTTAGTCAAACGAAAGATGAATTAATTGATATAGCACGTGAACTAAGACAGCGTTATCTTTCTTTGGAAGATGTACCTGTTGTAACAGACTTGATAAATGGACCGGTTGGCTATATTGGACAACGCTCTTTAGTGTTAGAACAATTACAATTATTAGTTGTGCAAACCGCGTTATTCCATAGTTATTATGACTTGCAGTTTATTACTATTTTTCCTGAAGAAGAAAAAGAAAAATGGGATTGGATGCGCTGGCTACCTCATGGAAGTGTTCGAGATATAAATGTACGTGGATTTGTATACCATGATCGTAGTCGTGATCAAGTGTTAAATAGTTTGTATCAAATATTGAAAGAACGAAAATTAAAACTAGATGAAAAAAGTTCAACTAATGAAAAAATGTACTTTGCACCGCACTATGTCGTTCTCATTACAGATGAAAAACTAATACTAGACCATGTTGTTATGGAATTCTTTAATGATGATCCGAGTCAATTAGGTGTATCACTTGTATTTGTACAAGATGTTATGCAAAGTTTACCGGAGCACGTGAAAACGGTAATTGATATAAGAGATGCAAAACAAGGGAACATCATCTTAGAACAAGGAGAGCTTGTTAACCGTCAATTTAAACTAAATCACGTACCGAAAGGGTTCAATTTAGAAGATGTTTCACGAGCATTAGCACCGTTAAATCATTTGCAAAACTTAAAAAATAGTATCCCAGAAAGTGTAACATTTTTAGAAATGTACGGTGTTGAGAAAGTAAAAGAACTGAATATCACAAGTCGCTGGGAGAAAAATGCAGCGCATAAATCTTTAGCTGTACCACTTGGATTACGTGGTAAAGAAGATATCGTAAACTTAAACTTACACGAAAAAGCACACGGACCACACGGGTTAATAGCAGGTACAACAGGTTCAGGTAAGTCGGAAATTATACAATCGTATATTTTATCTCTAGCAGTCAATTTCCATCCTTACGAAGTAGCCTTTCTACTAATTGACTATAAAGGCGGCGGTATGGCGAATTTATTCAAAAACTTACCGCATTTATTAGGAACAATTACGAACTTAGATGGAGCACAAAGTATGAGAGCGCTCGCATCAATTAAAGCTGAATTACAAAAAAGACAACGATTATTTGGGGAAAATGATGTAAACCATATTAATCAGTATCAAAAATTGTATAAAGAAGGCTTAGTAAGTGAACCGATGCCACATCTATTTTTAATTAGTGATGAATTCGCGGAACTGAAGTCAGAACAACCAGAATTTATGAAAGAGTTAGTTTCAACAGCGCGTATCGGTCGTTCACTCGGAATCCATTTAATATTAGCTACGCAAAAACCGAGTGGTGTTGTAGATGATCAAATTTGGAGTAACTCGAAATTCAAACTAGCATTAAAAGTTCAAAATACGTCAGATAGTAATGAAATTTTAAAAACACCAGATGCTGCTGAAATTACATTACCAGGACGTGCGTACTTACAAGTTGGGAATAATGAAATTTATGAACTATTCCAATCAGCTTGGAGCGGAGCAGACTATGTAGAAAACAAAGAGGATAAAGAACATTTAGACGCAACAATCTATGCAATAAATGATCTAGGACAATATGAAATATTAAGTGAAGACTTAAGTGGACTTGGTAGCAGTAAAGAAGTAATAAGCGTACCATCTGAACTGGATGCTGTTATTGACTATATTCACGATTACGCAGAAATAAATGAAATTGAAGCGTTAGCTAGACCGTGGTTACCACCACTTCCAGAAAGCGTATATTTACAAGACTTACACGCTATTCAGTTCAAAGAAGCATGGACGAAAGAAAAGAAACCATTAAAAGCAACAGTTGGTCTACTAGATCAGCCTGAATTACAATCACAAACACCATTAACACTAGATATTAGTAAAGACGGACACGTAGCAGTCTTCTCAAGTCCAGGTTACGGAAAATCAACATTCTTACAATCAGTCATTATGGATGTAGCTCGTCAGCATAGTCCGGAGCATTTGCATGTGTATTTATTAGACTTCGGAACAAACGGTTTAATGCCATTAAAATCTTTACCACATGTGGCAGACATCATTACATTAGACCAAGTTGAAAAATGCGAGAAATTTCTTCGCCGCATAGAAGACCTATTAAAAGATAGAAAGCAATTGCTAAGTAAATATGGCGTTGCGAGTCTTGAAATGTATGAGAGAGCTAGTAAAGAAGTATTACCAACAATATTAATTACGTTAGATAACTATGATTCTGTTAGAGAAGCTGGATTTGTCGAAGACTTTGAACGCATTGTTGCACAAATTGTACGTGAAGGGGCAGCGGTAGGAATTCATTTAATGCTTACGGCTACGCGTCAAAATGCATTGAGAGTACAAGTAAATACAAATATTAAACTACAAATTGCTCTATATATGATATATGAGGCAGAATCTAGGGCTATTGTAGGAAGAACGGATTTAAAAATTGAAGAATTAGCAGGCCGTGGTTTAGTTAAAATTGACGAACCAACAATCTTCCAAACAGCTTTACCGACAGATGGAGAAGATGTCCTTACTCGAATTGAAAATATACAAGCTGAAGGAAAAGAGATGGATTCCTTCTGGGATGGAGAAAGACCGAAAGCAATTCCTATGGTTCCTGAAGTTCTGGAATACAAAGAATTCATTGCATGGCCAGAAACAAGAAAAATTATTGAAGCAGGCAAACTAACATTTGGTGTAGAAACAGAAAGCGTTACGCCTCTCGAAATAGATTTAACTGAAGCAGCTAATATTGTTATAGGTGGTATTAAGAAAGATGAAGTTGAAAATGTAGTTCATCAATTCCTTAAACAATTGGCTGAAAGTGGACACTTTGACCTAGGTTTAATTGATACAAGAACACGTAATTTCTCAAACTACAGAGAGAGTGCTGCTTTATATGTAGCTGAAAAAACAGGAATTGAGAAAACAATTAAACAAGTTACAAATGCTTATAAGTCGAGAGAAGCGGCGTTTAAAGAGGAGCAGGAAGCATCAAGTGAAACAGTGAACCCAGCTGAATTTATTAAGAAATTTAAGCCGATTGTAATCGTAATTGCAGATGTAAATGATATTTTAAGTAATTTAGAAGATAGCGATATATATAGTTTGGCGGAATTAATAACAAATGGTGCATTTATGGGCATCCACTTCGTAATTGGCTGTGATGTTGATTCAATTGACAGTCGATACGACTTAGTTTCAAAAACAATAAAAACGCAATCTCATGTTATTTTACTTAGAAAATCATCAGGCCAAATGGTCTTCGATGTATCTAATAAAGATTTAAGTAGTACAAAATTAAATCCATTTGAAGGGTATTTTGTTGAAAATCGTTTTGCTACTAGAATTAAAGTGCCAACTATTTAA
- a CDS encoding DUF5082 family protein, whose amino-acid sequence MGVEELNSQKSGLLSSISHQQGQLAELQMKLRRLITAKGKFVNNLEAIKQNQEQFKSLEINESSWKGQRATTFKETYEQQVISNLGKFIGELGRVQEDIDQAIRRLEREIAACESSILSLSRSVSMVDASIQVEVQKAGK is encoded by the coding sequence ATGGGGGTAGAGGAATTAAATAGTCAAAAATCTGGTTTATTAAGTAGTATAAGTCATCAACAAGGGCAATTGGCTGAATTACAAATGAAACTACGAAGGCTAATAACTGCTAAAGGGAAATTTGTAAATAATCTTGAAGCAATTAAACAAAATCAAGAGCAGTTTAAGTCTTTAGAAATAAACGAGAGTAGTTGGAAAGGGCAAAGAGCAACTACTTTTAAAGAAACTTATGAACAACAAGTTATTTCAAATTTAGGGAAGTTTATTGGAGAACTAGGGAGAGTGCAAGAAGACATCGATCAAGCCATACGGAGGCTTGAAAGAGAAATCGCTGCATGTGAGTCTAGTATTCTTTCATTAAGTCGAAGTGTTTCAATGGTTGACGCTAGTATTCAAGTCGAAGTACAGAAGGCGGGGAAATGA
- a CDS encoding TIGR04197 family type VII secretion effector has product MGEIKLNKGVFDAKVSELKSGASDLGKTKFNDMKLSRTNLTRLIQYCEAIEKLSQKVQQYEQILENDLNKIQQTGEKIVEKDEQLEKQLRIGSIHHAMKN; this is encoded by the coding sequence ATGGGGGAAATTAAATTAAATAAAGGGGTATTTGATGCGAAAGTAAGTGAATTGAAAAGTGGTGCTAGTGATTTAGGAAAAACGAAATTTAATGATATGAAGTTGAGTCGTACTAATTTGACGAGGTTGATTCAATATTGTGAAGCAATTGAAAAGTTATCTCAAAAAGTGCAGCAATATGAACAGATATTAGAAAATGACTTAAATAAAATACAACAAACCGGGGAGAAAATAGTCGAAAAAGACGAACAGCTTGAGAAACAATTAAGGATCGGTTCAATTCATCATGCTATGAAAAATTAA